One part of the Parambassis ranga chromosome 8, fParRan2.1, whole genome shotgun sequence genome encodes these proteins:
- the LOC114440148 gene encoding nuclear GTPase SLIP-GC-like has translation MDDFVCSKLTEWGLEDWIDRFKEQRIDKESLYLLKDKEDVEKLFSKVGPKLKFKKRLQRLQNEQKHAEDDAQVRPSTSGTAKRKLDLQGESSKGQSPTSKRQRESTSGPSSDEHLNMQHVKKIMGRVNDRLQTQQPTNLNKFLKTKIEELKEDKRELVGVFGKTGAGKSSLINAVLGEKNLLPSGSLRACTSVMIKVEANMDNSEYVAEIEFITKEEWITEVWDMSQFVWNADHKRAAGAAAAEDKNEYSVIEEKLSALYGEEWKQKIQVHENLMNPRYFREIPEFLNLKMKTLSADTAKELSEQFAKYTRTNSKQGGNKEERWYWPLVKSVTVKVPNNDLLQHVTLVDLPGNGDRNKSRDEMWKEIVGDCSAVWIVTEINRAASETEAWEILDGVTSLIGNGGQCQNIHFICTKSDCIEEADDNSTDTVHAGIKKRNTDAKEEVNSEFRKQNHIRTHFSEDTFEVFTVSSKEFLQRKYLEKEDTEIPKLQEFLKNLNDSHSETVNYVSGAHGILSLIQGARCRDGTNTNTEVCAELENNMKHRLQEVEKVIEETYKAFKECLDEGVKKSRSSCEKELKFFLNPSGGGSAFHGTLTCVVRNGGIHKPKKGALIDLNMKLSSHLTGSIDKEFRNTFPQQTKGQCGPFNGVINSFSLGTEGLIEKYKDVELQLIFLKTEEDKMKTTLNQMIRDKKKLIYRSVTETIKTNMQTSYEKAATFSGQGILDNMRFTLQKHVHDSKDTMFKQAGETMLKKLKDLKKEILDTLKKTMMESIELSLKTDDHSIPDVSAELVEVKKYYNELCSSQDEEH, from the exons ATGGATGATTTTGTTTGTAGCAAACTAACTGAATGGGGCCTGGAGGATTGGATCGACAGATTTAAAG AACAACGCATTGACAAGGAAAGTCTTTACTTActcaaagacaaagaagatGTTGAGAAGTTGTTCTCAAAAGTGGGACCAAAATTAAAATTCAAGAAGAGACTCCAGCGGTTACAG AATgaacagaaacatgcagaagATGATGCCCAG GTGAGGCCTTCCACAAGTGGGACGG CAAAGAGAAAGCTGGACCTTCAAGGTGAGTCCAGTAAAGGGCAATCACCAACTAGTAAACGACAACGTGAATCTACTTCAGGACCAAGCTCAG ACGAACATTTGAACATgcagcatgtaaaaaaaatcatgggaAGGGTCAATGACAGGctacaaacacaacaaccaaCAAATCTCAATAAGTTCCTGAA AACTAAAATTGAGGAATTGAAGGAAGACAAGAGGGAGCTGGTTGGAGTGTTTGGAAAAACTGGAGCAGGAAAGAGTTCTTTGATTAATGCTGTACTTGGAGAGAAGAATCTTTTACCTTCTGGAAGTCTCAGAGCATGTACCTCAGTCATGATTAAAGTGGAAGCTAACATGGACAACTCAGAGTATGTGGCAGAGATCGAGTTCATCACCAAAGAG gAGTGGATCACTGAAGTGTGGGACATGAGCCAGTTTGTTTGGAATGCAGATCATAAAAgagctgctggggctgctgctgctgaggataAAAATGAATATAGTGTCATTGAAGAAAAGCTGTCAGCTCTGTACGGAGAAGAGTGGAAACAAAAAATTCAAGTCCATGAAAACCTGATGAACCCCAGATACTTCAGGGAAATCCCAGAATTTCTCAATTTAAAGATGAAGACTTTGTCAGCTGataca GCCAAAGAGCTATCAGAACAATTTGCCAAATACACAAGAACTAATTCGAAACAGGGCGGAAATAAAGAAGAGAGGTGGTATTGGCCACTAGTGAAGAGTGTGACTGTCAAAGTGCCAAATAATGATCTTCTCCAACATGTCACACTTGTGGACCTTCCTGGAAATGGTGACCGCAACAAGAGCAGAGATGAGATGTGGAAAGAG ATTGTTGGAGATTGTTCTGCGGTCTGGATTGTGACTGAAATCAATCGAGCAGCATCAGAAACAGAAGCATGGGAGATCCTGGATGGTGTCACTAGCCTGATTGGAAACGGTGGCCAGTGTCAGAACATTCACTTTATCTGCACCAAGTCTGACTGTATTGAGGAGGCAGATGACAA TTCAACAGACACAGTTCatgctggaataaaaaaaaggaacactGATGCTAAGGAAGAAGTGAACAGTGAATTCAGAAAGCAAAACCACATTAGG ACACACTTCAGTGAGGACACTTTTGAAGTGTTCACAGTGAGCTCTAAAGAGTTTCTTCAAAGAAAATATctagaaaaagaagacacag AAATACCTAAACTTCAGGAATTTCTGAAAAACCTGAACGACAGTCACTCTGAGACGGTGAACTATGTGTCTGGAGCACATGGGATTCTGTCTTTGATTCAAGGGGCCAGATGCAGAGATGGA accaacacaaacacagaagtgTGTGCAGAGCTTGAAAATAACATGAAACATCGACTACAGGAAGTTGAAAAAGTGATTGAAGAGACTTACAAGGCTTTTAAAGAATGTCTTGATGAGGGGGTTAAAAAGTCCAGAAGTTCGTGTGAAAAAGAACTGAAGTTCTTCTTAAATCCT tCAGGTGGTGGCAGTGCATTTCATGGGACACTGACATGTGTAGTAAGGAATGGAGGCATCCACAAACCCAAAAAGGGGGCTCTCATCGACCTCAACATGAAGTTATCATCTCACCTGACTGGCAGCATTGATAAGGAATTCAGAAACACCTTCCC aCAACAAACCAAAGGACAGTGTGGACCATTCAATGGGGTCATCAATTCATTTTCACTTGGCACAGAGGGGCTCATTGAGAAATACAAGGATGTGGAACTGCAGCTGATATTTCTCAAGACAGAG GAAGACAAGATGAAGACAACACTGAATCAAATGATCCGGGACAAAAAGAAATTGATCTACAGGAGTGTGACTGAGACAATTAAGACAAACATGCAGACGAGCTATGAGA AGGCAGCAACATTTTCTGGACAAGGCATACTGGACAACATGCGTTTCACATTGCAGAAGCATGTTCATGATTCAAAGGACACCATGTTTAAGCAGGCTGGAGAGACCATGTTGAAGAAGTTGAAGGACTTGAAG AAGGAAATCCTGGACACACTGAAGAAAACCATGATGGAATCAATTGAACTCTCCCTCAAGACAGATGACCACTCAATCCCAG ATGTTTCAGCCgagctggtggaggtgaagAAATACTACAATGAACTGTGCAGCAGCCAGGATGAAGAACATTAG
- the LOC114440147 gene encoding nuclear GTPase SLIP-GC-like isoform X2 produces MDDFVCNKLTEWGLSEWIGSFKEHGIGKESLYCLTRNEDIDKLIPKMGPKLIFMKRLKLLQVRPSTSAAAKRNLDPEGESSVGQSPTKHQHKAIPGPSPAKRKLDPEGESSEGQSPTKHQHKAIPGPSPEATILFDVKTIMGHVHERLRKQQPTKLNNFLKNKIRELKIDKKELVGVFGKTGAGKSSLINAVLREKHLLPSGSVSACTSVMIKVEANMDNSKYEADIEFITVEEWRNELWSMCQFLWNADQKKHAAADGGDDDDGSDGDDDDFDDVEHRDIEEKLSALYGEEWKQKKTSHEDLMDNKYFREIPEFFFSRKKTLTAQTAKELSAQFIKYTRSDSKQEEGRKEIKRWYWPLVKSVTVKVPNNDLQHVTLVDLPGNGDRNKSRDEMWKECSTVWIVTDINRAASEKEPWEILKGAASFIGNGGQCQYIHFICTKSDCIEEADDNDIYAQILKRNRRAKEAVNAEFNKQKHIKKHFSEDTFEVFTVSSKRFLQRKCLQPEDTEIPKLQRFLKNLNDSHSETVNYVSGAHGILSLIQGASCRDGANKNTAVCAELEHNLNHQICKVKTVMAETYKAFQICLDAGVERSRSSCEKELSSFLYPRKKGGKKRCGFHGTLKCVVKYGGIHKPKKGAAINLNMKLSSHLTDSIDEEFRRTFPQTKEKCGAFKGVINSFSLNTERLIDKYKTHKDVKLQLVFLKTEEDMMKIKLNQMIRECKKLIYSSLTETVEKTMQTSYERAAVFKGKDTLKNMRNTLEQHVHDSKDTMFKQAKNNMLKNLNDLQKFILLALKNTMMESIELSLKTDEHSIPDVSEELVRVEKYYYDLQQMKSSH; encoded by the exons ATGGATGACTTTGTTTGTAACAAACTAACTGAATGGGGTCTGAGTGAGTGGATCGGCAGTTTTAAAG AACATGGCATTGGCAAAGAAAGTCTTTACTGTCTCACTCGCAATGAGGACATTGATAAGTTGATTCCAAAAATGGGACCAAAGTTAATATTCATGAAGAGACTCAAGCTGTTACAG GTGAGGCCATCGACAAGTGCTGCAG CAAAAAGAAATCTGGATCCTGAAGGTGAGTCCAGTGTAGGACAATCACCAACTAAACACCAACATAAAGCCATTCCAGGACCAAGCCCAG CAAAAAGAAAGCTGGATCCTGAAGGTGAGTCCAGTGAAGGACAATCACCAACTAAACACCAACATAAAGCCATTCCAGGACCAAGCCCAG AAGCCACAATACTGTTTGATGTGAAAACAATAATGGGACATGTTCATGAGAGACTACGGAAACAACAACCAACAAAGCTCAATAATTTCCTGAA aaacaaaatCAGGGAATTGAAAATAGACAAGAAGGAACTGGTCGGCGTGTTTGGAAAAACTGGAGCAGGAAAGAGTTCTTTGATAAATGCTGTACTTAGAGAGAAGCATCTTTTACCTTCTGGAAGTGTCAGTGCATGTACCTCAGTCATGATTAAAGTGGAAGCTAACATGGACAACTCAAAGTATGAGGCAGACATCGAGTTCATCACAGTAGAG GAATGGAGAAATGAGCTGTGGTCCATGTGCCAGTTTCTTTGGAATGCAGATCagaaaaaacatgctgctgctgatggtggtgatgatgacgatggtagtgatggtgatgatgatgattttgatGATGTTGAGCATCGTGACATTGAAGAAAAGCTGTCGGCATTGTACGGAGAAGAgtggaagcaaaaaaaaacatcccacgAAGACCTGATGGACAACAAATACTTCAGAGAAATTCCAGAATTTTTCTTCTCAAGGAAAAAAACTTTGACAGCACAAACG GCCAAGGAGCTATCCGCACAATTCATCAAATACACAAGAAGTGACTCAaaacaggaagaaggaagaaaagaaattaAGAGGTGGTATTGGCCACTGGTGAAGAGTGTGACTGTCAAAGTGCCAAACAATGATCTCCAACATGTCACACTTGTGGACCTTCCTGGAAATGGTGACCGCAACAAGAGCAGAGATGAGATGTGGAAAGAG TGTTCTACTGTCTGGATCGTGACTGACATCAATCGAGCAGCATCAGAAAAAGAGCCATGGGAGATCCTGAAAGGTGCTGCTAGCTTCATTGGAAACGGTGGCCAGTGTCAGTACATTCACTTTATCTGCACCAAGTCTGACTGTATTGAGGAGGCAGATGACAA TGACATTTATGCCCAAATACTGAAAAGAAACAGACGTGCCAAGGAAGCAGTGAACGCTGAATTcaacaagcaaaaacacattaag aaacacttcagtgaGGACACTTTCGAAGTGTTCACAGTGAGCTCTAAAAGGTTTCTTCAAAGAAAATGTTTACAACCAGAAGACACTG AAATACCCAAACTTCAAAGATTTTTGAAAAACCTGAACGACAGTCACTCTGAGACGGTGAACTATGTGTCTGGAGCACATGGGATTCTGTCTTTGATTCAAGGGGCCAGCTGCAGAGATGGA gccaacaaaaacacagcagtgtgtgcagagctTGAACATAACTTGAACCACCAGATCTGTAAAGTCAAAACGGTCATGGCAGAGACATACAAGGCTTTTCAAATATGTCTTGATGCAGGGGTAGAAAGATCCAGAAGTTCATGTGAAAAAGAACTGAGCTCCTTCTTATACCCT CggaagaaaggaggaaagaaaaggtGTGGTTTTCATGGGACATTGAAGTGTGTAGTTAAGTATGGTGGTATCCACAAGCCTAAAAAAGGGGCTGCCATCAACCTGAACATGAAGTTATCTTCTCACCTGACTGACAGCATTGATGAGGAATTCAGGAGGACCTTCCC ACAAACtaaagaaaaatgtggagcATTCAAAGGGGTCATCAACTCATTTTCACTTAACACGGAGCGGCTCATTGACAAATATAAGACACACAAGGATGTGAAACTGCAGCTTGTATTTCTCAAGACAGAG GAAGACATGATGAAGATTAAACTGAACCAAATGATCCGGGAGTGTAAGAAATTAATCTACAGCTCTTTGACAGAGACAGTTGAGAAAACCATGCAAACGAGCTATGAGA gagcagcagtgttCAAAGGGAAGGACACACTGAAGAACATGCGTAACACCCTGGAGCAACATGTTCATGATTCAAAGGACACCATGTTTAAGCAGGCCAAAAACAATATGTTGAAGAATTTGAATGATTTGCAG AAGTTCATCCTCTTGGCACTAAAGAACACCATGATGGAATCAATTGAACTCTCCCTCAAGACAGATGAGCACTCAATCCCAG ATGTTTCAGAAGAGCTTGTCAGGGTGGAGAAATACTACTATGACCTACAGCAGATGAAGAGCAGTCACTGA
- the LOC114440147 gene encoding nuclear GTPase SLIP-GC-like isoform X1 — protein sequence MDDFVCNKLTEWGLSEWIGSFKEHGIGKESLYCLTRNEDIDKLIPKMGPKLIFMKRLKLLQVRPSTSAAAKRNLDPEGESSVGQSPTKHQHKAIPGPSPAKRKLDPEGESSEGQSPTKHQHKAIPGPSPEATILFDVKTIMGHVHERLRKQQPTKLNNFLKNKIRELKIDKKELVGVFGKTGAGKSSLINAVLREKHLLPSGSVSACTSVMIKVEANMDNSKYEADIEFITVEEWRNELWSMCQFLWNADQKKHAAADGGDDDDGSDGDDDDFDDVEHRDIEEKLSALYGEEWKQKKTSHEDLMDNKYFREIPEFFFSRKKTLTAQTAKELSAQFIKYTRSDSKQEEGRKEIKRWYWPLVKSVTVKVPNNDLQHVTLVDLPGNGDRNKSRDEMWKEIVTKCSTVWIVTDINRAASEKEPWEILKGAASFIGNGGQCQYIHFICTKSDCIEEADDNDIYAQILKRNRRAKEAVNAEFNKQKHIKKHFSEDTFEVFTVSSKRFLQRKCLQPEDTEIPKLQRFLKNLNDSHSETVNYVSGAHGILSLIQGASCRDGANKNTAVCAELEHNLNHQICKVKTVMAETYKAFQICLDAGVERSRSSCEKELSSFLYPRKKGGKKRCGFHGTLKCVVKYGGIHKPKKGAAINLNMKLSSHLTDSIDEEFRRTFPQTKEKCGAFKGVINSFSLNTERLIDKYKTHKDVKLQLVFLKTEEDMMKIKLNQMIRECKKLIYSSLTETVEKTMQTSYERAAVFKGKDTLKNMRNTLEQHVHDSKDTMFKQAKNNMLKNLNDLQKFILLALKNTMMESIELSLKTDEHSIPDVSEELVRVEKYYYDLQQMKSSH from the exons ATGGATGACTTTGTTTGTAACAAACTAACTGAATGGGGTCTGAGTGAGTGGATCGGCAGTTTTAAAG AACATGGCATTGGCAAAGAAAGTCTTTACTGTCTCACTCGCAATGAGGACATTGATAAGTTGATTCCAAAAATGGGACCAAAGTTAATATTCATGAAGAGACTCAAGCTGTTACAG GTGAGGCCATCGACAAGTGCTGCAG CAAAAAGAAATCTGGATCCTGAAGGTGAGTCCAGTGTAGGACAATCACCAACTAAACACCAACATAAAGCCATTCCAGGACCAAGCCCAG CAAAAAGAAAGCTGGATCCTGAAGGTGAGTCCAGTGAAGGACAATCACCAACTAAACACCAACATAAAGCCATTCCAGGACCAAGCCCAG AAGCCACAATACTGTTTGATGTGAAAACAATAATGGGACATGTTCATGAGAGACTACGGAAACAACAACCAACAAAGCTCAATAATTTCCTGAA aaacaaaatCAGGGAATTGAAAATAGACAAGAAGGAACTGGTCGGCGTGTTTGGAAAAACTGGAGCAGGAAAGAGTTCTTTGATAAATGCTGTACTTAGAGAGAAGCATCTTTTACCTTCTGGAAGTGTCAGTGCATGTACCTCAGTCATGATTAAAGTGGAAGCTAACATGGACAACTCAAAGTATGAGGCAGACATCGAGTTCATCACAGTAGAG GAATGGAGAAATGAGCTGTGGTCCATGTGCCAGTTTCTTTGGAATGCAGATCagaaaaaacatgctgctgctgatggtggtgatgatgacgatggtagtgatggtgatgatgatgattttgatGATGTTGAGCATCGTGACATTGAAGAAAAGCTGTCGGCATTGTACGGAGAAGAgtggaagcaaaaaaaaacatcccacgAAGACCTGATGGACAACAAATACTTCAGAGAAATTCCAGAATTTTTCTTCTCAAGGAAAAAAACTTTGACAGCACAAACG GCCAAGGAGCTATCCGCACAATTCATCAAATACACAAGAAGTGACTCAaaacaggaagaaggaagaaaagaaattaAGAGGTGGTATTGGCCACTGGTGAAGAGTGTGACTGTCAAAGTGCCAAACAATGATCTCCAACATGTCACACTTGTGGACCTTCCTGGAAATGGTGACCGCAACAAGAGCAGAGATGAGATGTGGAAAGAG ATTGTTACAAAGTGTTCTACTGTCTGGATCGTGACTGACATCAATCGAGCAGCATCAGAAAAAGAGCCATGGGAGATCCTGAAAGGTGCTGCTAGCTTCATTGGAAACGGTGGCCAGTGTCAGTACATTCACTTTATCTGCACCAAGTCTGACTGTATTGAGGAGGCAGATGACAA TGACATTTATGCCCAAATACTGAAAAGAAACAGACGTGCCAAGGAAGCAGTGAACGCTGAATTcaacaagcaaaaacacattaag aaacacttcagtgaGGACACTTTCGAAGTGTTCACAGTGAGCTCTAAAAGGTTTCTTCAAAGAAAATGTTTACAACCAGAAGACACTG AAATACCCAAACTTCAAAGATTTTTGAAAAACCTGAACGACAGTCACTCTGAGACGGTGAACTATGTGTCTGGAGCACATGGGATTCTGTCTTTGATTCAAGGGGCCAGCTGCAGAGATGGA gccaacaaaaacacagcagtgtgtgcagagctTGAACATAACTTGAACCACCAGATCTGTAAAGTCAAAACGGTCATGGCAGAGACATACAAGGCTTTTCAAATATGTCTTGATGCAGGGGTAGAAAGATCCAGAAGTTCATGTGAAAAAGAACTGAGCTCCTTCTTATACCCT CggaagaaaggaggaaagaaaaggtGTGGTTTTCATGGGACATTGAAGTGTGTAGTTAAGTATGGTGGTATCCACAAGCCTAAAAAAGGGGCTGCCATCAACCTGAACATGAAGTTATCTTCTCACCTGACTGACAGCATTGATGAGGAATTCAGGAGGACCTTCCC ACAAACtaaagaaaaatgtggagcATTCAAAGGGGTCATCAACTCATTTTCACTTAACACGGAGCGGCTCATTGACAAATATAAGACACACAAGGATGTGAAACTGCAGCTTGTATTTCTCAAGACAGAG GAAGACATGATGAAGATTAAACTGAACCAAATGATCCGGGAGTGTAAGAAATTAATCTACAGCTCTTTGACAGAGACAGTTGAGAAAACCATGCAAACGAGCTATGAGA gagcagcagtgttCAAAGGGAAGGACACACTGAAGAACATGCGTAACACCCTGGAGCAACATGTTCATGATTCAAAGGACACCATGTTTAAGCAGGCCAAAAACAATATGTTGAAGAATTTGAATGATTTGCAG AAGTTCATCCTCTTGGCACTAAAGAACACCATGATGGAATCAATTGAACTCTCCCTCAAGACAGATGAGCACTCAATCCCAG ATGTTTCAGAAGAGCTTGTCAGGGTGGAGAAATACTACTATGACCTACAGCAGATGAAGAGCAGTCACTGA